The Sediminicola sp. YIK13 genomic sequence TGCCATTTGGCAAATACTTCTGTAAGGTGGTGTAAAGTTTATCCTGAATTTCATTATCTACTTCTATTCCCTCTACATCTACTTTGTAAGCTGTTGTAACTTTAATTTGGTTGGCCTCACCAAAGGTTTTCACATTGGTTCCACTTCCAAATACAGTGGTAAGTTCAGAAGCAATTTCTGATGGGTTAACCACTTTTTCAAAACGAATTTGATAAGAACGTCCTCCTACGAAATCCACACCTTGCTGTAACCCTTGTGTAAATAAGGAGAATAAGCCTATCAATACCAAGACAGAAGAAAATATGTAAGAAATTTTCCTTTTGCTCAAGAAATTAATATTGGCATTCTTGAATAAGTTCTTGGTAATTGGAGTAGAGAAATCCAATGTTCTTCCCTTACCAGAAATGTACCAGTCTACCAACAATCTTGTAATGAAAATTGCTGTAAACAATGAGGTTAAGATACCGATGATCAATGTAGTTGCAAAACCTTTAATAGGTCCTGTTCCGAAGATCAAGAGGATTAAAGCCGTAAGACCGGTTGTGATGTTGGCATCCAAAATGGAAGATAGCGCGTTGCTAAATCCATCTGCTACAGCCAGACTTTTCCCTTTACCTTTTGCCAATTCTTCTTTGATACGCTCAAAGATAAGAACGTTCGCATCCACAGACATACCTATGGTCAATACAATACCGGCAATTCCAGGTAACGTTAATACCGCATTTAAACTTGCCAAGACACCAAAGATCAGAACGATGTTAAGTATCAAAGCAATATTTGCAAACGCACCACCTTTACCGTAGTAGAAGATCATCCAAAGCAATACGAAGGCCATGGCTATCAAGAAGGACATAAAGCCACTATCAATAGCTTCTTGTCCCAGCGATGGTCCAACAATTTCTGATTGAATGATATCCGCTGAAGCAGGTAATTTACCAGCTCTTAGAACATTTGAAATATCTTTTGTCTCATTTACAGTGAAGTCCCCAGTAATTTCAGAACGACCTCCAGAAATAGGTCCTGTTGAAACTCCAGGAGCGGTATATACTTTATTATCCAGTACAATGGCAATCCCTGTTTGGTTGTTAAAAGCATCACCTGTAAGTTTTTCCCATTCTTTAGCACCTGTAGTGTTCATGGTCATGGACACGGCTGGTCTGTTGAACTGGTCAAAATCTGCCCGAGCGTCGCTTACCACATCCCCACTTATTCTTGGTGTTCCATCGCGATTGGATTTTAAGGCATATAAATCAACAACTTCTGAACCTTCAGTTGGACGTTCCCATACAAATTTCACGAATTGGATGTCTGCAGGAATCAATCGACGGATTTCCTTCATTCTCAAATACTCCCCTACTTTAGCAGTATCCTTAATGGCTACGCTAACCAAAGCATTTCCGCCTGGATTGGAAGGTAATAATAGACTGAATAACGGATTAACATCCTGAGAAAGGTCCAATGAATCTTGTGCAACGTCAGATAACAAAGAATCTAATTCTGTTTCTGGTTTTGGAGCTTGTTCCACATTCTCTGTAACTACCAAGGTCTTAAGCTTCTCGTTTGCATTCTGCAAGAATGTACTTAAACTAGGATTGCTTTGCTTGTATGTTTCCCAGAACTCTAATTGTGCTGTACTTGAAAGTAGGTCCTGAGCCCTAGCTATATCTCTAGCCCCTGGCAATTCTACCAATATACGCCCTGAATTTCCTTCACGTTGTATGTTTGGTTGGGTAACCCCAAAACCATCAATACGCTCACGAAGTACTTCGAAGGCGGAAACTATAGATTCGTCAATTTTAGTTCTAATGATCGGTTTAACCTCAGCATCCGACATTTGGAAATTGATCACATCACTCAACCCTTTATTTGCGAAAATATCGGGTGATGCCAACTTTGAATCCCCTTTATTGGCTTCAAAAGCCTCAAAAAACAATTCCAAATAGGTGTCATCACTATTTTTGGAAGCAGCATCTGCATCAGCAAGTGATTTATTGAACGCAGGGTTTTTAGTATTGTTGGCAAGGCCTTTCAAAATATCCTTTACAGATATTTGCAAGGTTACGTTGATACCCCCTTTAAGGTCCAATCCTTTGTTCAACTCCTTCTTTTTAGCCTCATCGTAGGTGGTATACCCAAGAATAGGATTCTCTCCAATTGAGTCTAAATACCTGGCTTCCAAGGCATCTCTCTTAGCTGCGTACCCTTCTTCCGATTCAGGGATACTGTTAGCAGCAAAAACTTTTGCGTCCTTTTCAATTTTACTGGTAATAAAAGTGTAGGATAGCTGATAAATACTAACAATCCCAAACAAGAAAGCAAAAAGCTTTATAAGTCCTTTATTTTGCATTAGTTATTGTGTTAATTTTTGGTGTTTTTTAATAGCGAGCAAATATATCATTTCCCATAGGAACTAACAATATATTTATTTAGATTTATAAAATAAGGGCATCCACCATGGGTGAACGCCCTTATTTTAACAAATTATCAGAGATGCATTAAACGTCTAAAAGTCCGTTGGTAGCTCTTACCCCAACCGCGCTTTCTTGCATTTTGGCTTTTTCGGCATCATTCAAATCAATTGCAACGATTTTCTCTATTCCGTTTCTGCCCAATATTACAGGCACTCCTATACATATATCTTTTAGGCCGTATTCCCCATCGAGCATCACTGAACAAGGGAACATTTTCTTTTGATCGCATGCAATTGCCTGTACCAAAGATGAAACGGCAGCACCTGGGGCATACCAGGCACTCGTACCCAACAATTTTGTCAAGGTAGCACCACCTACTTTTGTATCTTCGGCTACCTGCGACAATCTATCCTCGGATAAAAATTCAGAAACTTTTACACTGTTTCTGGTAGCATGTCTTGTTAAAGGAACCATTCCGGTATCACTATGGCCACCTATAACCATTCCATCAACATCAGAAATAGGAGCTTCCAAAGCTTCGGCCAAACGATATTTGAACCTTGCGCTATCTAAAGCCCCACCCATACCAATAATTCTATTTTTAGGCAATCCAGTGCTCTTATGAACCAAATAGGCCATAGTATCCATTGGGTTACTAACCACAATCAAAATGACGTTGGGAGAATGTTTGATAAGGTTGGAAGAAACCGTCTTCACGATCCCAGCATTAATACCTATCAATTCTTCTCTGGTCATTCCTGGTTTTCTAGGAATTCCAGAAGTGATCACTGCTATATCGCTTCCGGCTGTTTTGGAATAATCATCCGTTACACCAACAATTTTGGTGTCAAAGCCATTTAAAGAAGCTGTTTGCATCAAGTCCATGGCCTTCCCTTCGGCAAACCCCTCCTTAATATCCAATACTACTACTTCTGATGCGAAATTTTTAATAGCTATGTACTCTGCGCAACTTGCGCCTACAGCACCTGCCCCAACTACGGTTACTTTCATTATATCGATTTTTTTTAGTGTGATTCTTAGAGGTTCAAAAATACTGATTTAAAAAATAATAGCTCAGGGATAGCCCTATATATTTTGGAATAATTACTTCAAAGTACCCTTCTTCTCAGAATTTCTCAAAATTGTTAAAAAATTCTGCGGTTCATCGAGAATTGAGAGAATTTGAAGTCGTTCATCGAATTTTTACAATAGCCCCACAAAAAAGTACGTTAACCTAAGACCCGAATCCTACAAAACCTAATTATGAAAAAGTTTGCACTTTTCATGGCTATGGCAGTTTTGTTGACCATTTTTGCCTGCTCTAAAATAGCAGAAAACAATGACCCCGTAATTGGGATCTGGTCCGATGAAACCATATCTGCGAAAACAAGTACCAAAGGCCCTACAGGGCGACAAGAATGGATCTTTAATGACGCCTATCTAGGTAGGTACCACAATTATCAAGGACATGAAATCAAAGTCCAAACCGATTTTAAATGGAAAAAGACCGATGATGTTTACATCATTTCCTATCCAGGAACAGATTTCAAGGATGATATTGTGACCATGGAAGAATCCGAAGAAGGCATTGTTTTATTGGCAATCGAAGAGGAAGAAATCCTTGCCGTGCGGGAATAAAAATAGTTTTTAAAATATTAAAAGTGCTCCAGTTAACGTTCTGGAGCACTTTTTTTTGCACATACCAAGACTCCTATTGTCCATTGAATTAAATGGACCCCATTTACTTATTATCCTTTCTATATAAAATCAAATAGGCTGGAATAGCTATCTCTAGAGATATTTATGATCTCCAAACAATAATCTTACACACTTACCAAGCTCTCCTTATTCCTTAATACAACACTGGCAGTGATATTCAATTATATATGGGATAGTCGACAAATTATACATAGCATCCCTGTAAACCTGCACAGCTTGCCTTTTTTAATGTCAATTGAGACTTTTGATGGGTTGCTTGATGATTAAAAACAAAAAGGGCGCGAAGATATCTTCGCGCCCTTTTTGTATGAATACATTTCGTTCTCTACCTAAACCCGAAGTTGACACCAACCGCTAGGTTGTTGAATTCAGCAAGGGTATAATCCACGTTCAACCTAAAGAAGCCCAGTTTCAATTTGGTTCCAATACTAGCTGTAACCCCACTTACTTCCGTTTGGAAAGAAAAAGGATCTGTATAGGTTTGGGATTGAAAAGGGCCTGACTGCACCCTATAGGTTCCCAAGATATCCGTATTGGATTTTCCTGTCATATACCCTAATCCACCATAAAAATTAATAATGGGAAGTTTAGTGGATACCACTGCTTGAAATGCCCAAGTATCCATATTGGTGTCTACTTTTTGATTCTCTCCCTGCACCACATTGGTATTGGTAAAATCATAGGTGCCACTCAAATGGGTATATCCCACCACGGCAGAAACGGCTATTGGCAATACTTTATCTGCAGGCAAGTGTTTTGTCAGTTCGTGTTGAATCCCAACACCGTATAAGCCTACGGACACATCTTCGGTTTCTATTTTTGGCAAGAACCTAACCTTAACCTCAGTGCCTTTGATAAGTCCCATACTCACCTGTAAATAAGCGGAAGGCACAAAATTAACTCCTTCAGCGGCCAATCCGGAAGGAAGATCAAATTCCTCTCTGGTAGTTACCCCTGGGGCAACCTCTCCTTCAACAAAGACCCTTACACCCTCAATATCACCTAATGCCGTTGAAACGGTTCTGGAGGTACTCCCATCTACAAATTGTAAATTTTCATAATCGGCGGTGTTCAGTACAAAGGACTGTTTATCTTCCTTATTCTTAAAAGAGGTCATGTTACCAATGATGGATATTTCAAATCCCAACAATGGTTTGGCATCTGCAGTATTGTACCATCCGTTGGAAATACTGTACAGCGCTCCTTCGGAGACTGGATTTAAATAATCATTCAGAAATTGTTCTGCATCATCTATTCCGGCAGCAAAAATATCATTTGGATTGGACTGTGCAGAACTGACCATAGCGGTGGTCAAACATAGTAGCAAAAGTATTTTTTTCATCTAATTGGGGTTTTTTTTACTTTACATATAACCCAAAAAGATGAAAATAATTGTGCTGAAAGTGGTGTTATCAAATAAAAAAGTGACTTAAATCAAAAAACTCGCACGGAAGGTGCGAGTTTTTATTGTAAACCTATTTTCTTATTATGCGTCAATATTGGCATAAACAGCATTTTTCTCAATGAATTCCCTTCTTGGGGGAACCTCATCACCCATTAACATGGAAAAGACCCTATCGGTTTCCGTAGCATTGTCTATGGTGATCTGCCTAAGTGTTCTGAATTCAGGATTCATTGTGGTATCCCACAACTGTTCTGCGTTCATCTCTCCAAGACCTTTATAACGTTGAATCCCAACACTACCATTGAAACTCTCTGCTATCTCATCACGCTCCTTATCGGACCATGCATAGCGTTTTTTAGTACCTTTTTTCACCAAATAAAGCGGTGGTGTTGCGATATAAACGTGACCTCCTTCGATCAACTCCCTCATATAACGGAAGAAGAAAGTAAGGATCAACGTTTCAATATGGCTACCATCAACATCGGCATCACACATGATGACTACCTTATGATATCTCAATTTATCCAAGTTCAAGGCCTTGCTATCTTCCTCGGTCCCAATGGTTACCCCAAGGGCCGTGTAGATGTTCTTGATCTCTTCGTTTTCAAAAACCCTGTGTTGCATGGCTTTTTCTACATTCAGAATCTTACCACGCAAAGGAAGGATCGCTTGAAAATTACGGTCCCTACCTTGTTTGGCCGTACCCCCTGCCGAATCTCCCTCTACCAGGAATACTTCACAAAGAGCAGGATCCTGTTCGGAACAATCCGATAGTTTCCCAGGAAGTCCACCTATGCTCATTACCGTTTTACGCTGCACCATTTCCCGTGCTTTGGTAGCGGCATGTCTTGCTTGTGCTGCCAGGATCACTTTCTGAACGATGATTTTGGCATCTTCAGGGTTTTCTTCAAGATAATCGGTCAACATTTCAGATACTGCCTGACTTACAGCTGCAGATACTTCCCTGTTCCCTAATTTCGTCTTGGTCTGTCCTTCAAATTGTGGTTCTGCCACCTTTACGGAAACAATGGCCGTAAGACCTTCCCTAAAGTCGTCCCCTTGAACCTCAAACTTCAATTTTTCCAACATTCCTGAAGCATCGGCATACTTCTTTAAGGTAGTGGTCAGACCCCTTCTAAAACCAGAAAGGTGCGTACCTCCTTCATGGGTATTGATATTGTTTACATAAGAGTGTAAGTTCTCCGTATAGGATGTATTGTAGACCATGGCTACTTCTACGGGAATTTCGTTCTTTTCCCCTTCCATGGCGATAACAGTCTTAATTAGAGGCTCTCGGTTTCCATCTAGAAACTTGATAAACTCTTTTAGTCCTTCTTCCGAATAGAAACGTTCACTTACATACTCCCCTTTGTCATCTTTTTGACGTTTATCCGTCAAAGTAATAGCTACGCCTTTGTTCAAAAAGGACAGCTCACGCATCCTATTTGCCAAGGTTTCATAACTAAATTCTATGGTTTGGGTAAAGATTGAATCATCAGGAGAAAATGTCACTACCGTACCCCTTTCATCAGTTTCACCGATACTTTTTACAGGATACAAGGCTTTACCTCTTTCATACTCCTGCTCCCATATAACACCATCCCTATAGACCGTAGCCCTAAGGTGGTTGGAAAGTGCATTTACTACCGATACCCCAACACCGTGAAGTCCACCGGAAACCTTGTAGGAATCTTTATCAAATTTACCACCGGCACCAATTTTGGTCATTACGACCTGCAGGGCAGATACTCCTTCCTTTTTGTGAAGGTCTACGGGTATACCCCTACCGTTATCTTTTGTGGTTATAGAATTATCTTCGTTTATAATAACAGAAATGGTATCACAGTGACCCCCCATGGCCTCATCAATGGAGTTATCCACTACCTCATATACCAAATGGTGAAGTCCCCTAACACCTACATCCCCAATATACATGGAAGGACGCATACGCACATGCTCCATTCCCTCTAGGGCCTGAATACTATCTGCTGAATAATTGTTCTTTTTTTGCTCTCCTTTATTTGCTTCTTCGCTCATAAATTAATGGTTGTTTCATTGTAATTTTAGCAATCCTACAAATATAAGCAATACCCCTCAGATTACGGTTTTTATACCCCTTATAGCCCTTTAAGTTATCAACAAAAATTGTGGAAAATGTAGGTAACCCTCAAAAATTTGAGAATTACGCTTAAAATAGCTTAAAACAGGTCCAAATGGAGAAATTTATACTGTTTCTTTAAATCATAAATAACACAAACAAAAGAAGCACCTTTAAAAGGCGCTTCTTAAGGACTAATTATAATTAAAAACTGACTAAAAAACAGCTTGCTAATTCAAACTACTAAAATAGTTACTTCTGATAGGCATCGGAATGTACTTTTGCCACTGCCCTACCCGAAGGATCGTTCATGTTCTTAAAGGCCTCATCCCACTCCAAAGCCACAGGCGTACTGCATGCCACAGAAGGTACCGATGGCACACATAATGCGGCCGCATCGGAAGGGAAATGGGATTCGAAGATTGTTCTGTAATAGAACTCCTCCTTACTGGTTGGCGTCTGCAAAGGAAATCTGTATTTGGCATTTGCAAATTGCTCATCCGTTATCTCCCTGTTGACCATCTCTTTCAAGGTATCGATCCAGCTATATCCTACCCCATCCGAGAATTGTTCCTTTTGTCTCCAGGCCACGCTCTCTGGAAGCATGTCCTCAAATGCTTTACGGACCACCCATTTCTCCATGCGTTCCCCATTGATCATCTTATCTTTTGGGTTGATGCGCATGGCAACATCCATAAACTCTTTATCCAAAAATGGAACCCTGCCTTCAATTCCCCAAGCTGCCAGTGATTTGTTGGCCCTTAGGCAATCGTACATATGCAACTTGTCTAATTTACGGACTGTTTCCTCATGGAAATCCTTAGGACTTGGTGCCTTATGAAAATACAAGTATCCACCGAAAAGCTCATCTGCTCCTTCTCCCGATAGCACCATTTTAATTCCCATGGATTTTATTACCCTAGCCATTAGATACATAGGCGTTGAAGCTCTAATGGTAGTGATATCATAGGTTTCCAGGTTGTAGACCACATCCTTAATGGCATCCAGACCTTCCTGGATGGTAAATTTTATTTCGTGATGTATGGTTCCAATATGTTTTGCCACTTTCTGTGCCGCTGCCAAATCCGGAGATCCTTCCAATCCTACTGAGAAGGAGTGCAATTGTGGCCACCAAGCTTCAGTGGTATCATCGGACTCAATTCTCTTTTGTGAATATCTCTTTGCAATGGCAGAAGTAACTGAAGAATCCAACCCGCCAGAAAGCAAAACCCCGTAAGGCACATCAGACATCAACTGCCTGTGGACAGCTGCCTCTAGGGCAACCTTAATTTCGTCTATACTGGTCTTGTTTTCTTTTACCGCTTCATAATCCATCCAATCCCTGGAATACCAACGTTTCAATTCCCCATCTTTACTGTGCAAGTAATGCCCTGGAGGAAAAAGTTCAATTTTTGTACAGGTACCTTCCAAAGCTTTTAATTCAGAAGCCACATAGAACGTTCCGTTTTGGTCCCATCCCATATACAGAGGAATAATACCCATATGGTCCCTGGCCACAAAATACTCATCTTTCTCAGCGTCGTAAATTGCAAAACCAAAAATCCCGTTCATCTCATCCAAGAATTCTGCCCCTTTTTCCTTATAAAGAGCCAAGATAACCTCACAGTCAGATTCGGTCTGAAAATTGTAGGTGCCTTCAAATTGCTTGCGCAGTTCCCTGTGGTTGTATATTTCACCATTGGCGGCAAGTATTAATTTTTTGTCTTCACTAACCAAGGGTTGTTTTCCGGAAGCCGGATCTACAATAGCCAAACGCTCATGGGCCAAAATAGCCTTGTCGTCTGAATATATCCCGCTCCAATCTGGACCCCTGTGCCTCACTTTTTTGGACATTTCCAATAATTGAGGTCTTAACACTTCTGTGCTCTCCTTAACATCAAACGCACAAACTATTCCACACATAACAATGAATTTATATCAATTATAAAGCAAAGATGCACTTAATGTTTCATTCGTAAAACACAAAATACAATATAGGTTACAATATGTAACAATATATAATAATTAACAATACATATATAACCAACCAAGACTAAACTGGCTTTTAATAAGAACATTTTGTAAGTTCATGAAACTTTTCCGACATTTATAAGCGCAAACAATGGATACTCCATTTACGTTATAACTAACATATTTTCAACAATGAAAAAATTAATCACACTAGCCGTTATTGCATTAGCTTTTACTTTCACTTCAGCTACTGCACAAAAGTTCAGTGGCATGGACAAGAGTCCAGCTGACATCGCAGCGTACCCATCGAGCTACAAAATCGCAGATAAATATGCCAAAATTGTATACAGCAGACCTCAGCTAAATGGGCGATCTTTATCAGAATTGGCCCCAGCAGGTAAAGTATGGAGAACAGGCGCAAATGAATCAGCAGAACTTACATTATACACAACAGTTAAAATTGGTGATAAAATGGTTTCTCCTGGTACTTATTCTTTGTTCACAATTCCAGGAGCAGATAATTGGACAGTGATCATAAACAGTAAATTGAACCAATGGGGTGCTTATTCTTACGATGAAAGTGCAGATGTTGCCAGAGTTATGGGCAAGGTCAGTAAAGGCGCGGAATCTTTGGAAGCCTTCTCTATTACGTTTGATGAAGACAATAACGGTAATTTGGTAATGGGCTGGGGCACCACTAGAGTAACGGTTCCTTTCAGCGTACCTATGTAATCATCACAAAATACAATATTTAAAAACCGGGGCATTTGCTTCGGTTTTTTTTATTGATAAACCATCGCCATTAAAATACCTTTCAATATTACCTTATAAATTAGAAGCTCCACACCATAAGTAATTAACTTTGACCTATGCTAAAAGACTACCTAAAATGGGCTTGGCTATTTCTTAAAAGCTCCAACTTTTATAGAGGGATTCTTTTAACAGTGGCTGTGCTCATCCCCTTGATCAGTTTTGATATTGCCGGACATTTGGCCTACGGCATATCCATTGCCATGGGTGTTTTTCTCAATGCCCCCAGTAATACTCCTGGAACTTTTAAAAGAAAGAATATCAGCACGCTTTTGAGTATTGGCCTCACCATGCTTGTCACATTGATCATTAATTACTCCAAGGTTCATTTTGTAGTCCTAATCGCGGCCTTGCTTTTTGTTTCCTTTTTTGTTTCCTTGATCGCCGCTTACGGGTTTAGGGGTTCATTAATTGCCTTCGCAGGACTCTTAGCAATGACTTTGGCCCTTGCCAGGGACATTTCTGAATTTGGCATTTGGCTGCATGTTGGCCTTATTGGTGTTGGTGGACTTTGGTTCCTGATCATGTCTTGGGCATTCCAATGGTTATCCCCTAAAAAAGATGAAGATCAATTATTATCCGAGACCTTATATCTCACCGGAAGCTATCTGAAAGTTAGGGGGAAATTATTGACCAAAAGGACCAAGAGGGAAAAATTACTTGGTGAGATACTTCACCTTCAGACCCAATTGACCGAAAAACACGAAACCCTTAGAGAACTGCTCCTGAGTGAACGGAAAAAAATTGGTCGTTCTGGTTTTGACGAAAAAAGAGTGCTTATCCTAATAACCTTGGTAGATATCCTGGAACTGGCACTAGCAAACACCTTGAATTACAACCAAATTGATGATCTTTTTGGAGACCAACACCATTTGCTTCCCTTTAGGAAATTGAATATAACCATGGGCAACCATTTACAGGTACTTTCGGAAATCCTAGTGCGCAATAAAAAAATACAGAGCAAGGATGAACTTTTGGAAGCTATTGAAAAGGCCCAAAATGCCATACGGGATTATCTATCTGAAGTGCCCTTGCCAAAAGGTCGTGAGGGTGCCATTATCCTTAGAAATTTATTGGATTACCAAGAGCAGCAAATTGAAAAGGTTCGCTCTATAAGAAGAGTCATGGCGAATGTTGGCAAGGCCAATAAAATAGCCCTCAAAAGAAAGGATGCCCATCAATTTATAACTACCCAGGAATACAGCTTGAACATCCTTTTACAAAATTTAAGTATAAATTCTCCCATCTGTAGGCATGCCCTTAGGCTGACCATTGCCGTTGGAGTTGGATTTTTATTAGGGACCTTGCTGGGAATCAGAAATCCATATTGGATCGTACTTACCTTGATCGTGCTAATGCGACCAAGTTATGGTCTTACCAAGTCGCGTGCCAAGGAGCGTATCATCGGCACCCTGATCGGAGCAGCAGTAGCAGTTTTGATCATCTTGGTGACCAGTAACACCATGGTTTATCAAATACTGGCGGTGATCTCTTTAACCCTGGCATTTTCACTCATCGTACAGAGCTACCGTTCAGCCGCCGCATTTATAACCCTTTTCATCATCTTTGTCTATGCCCTCATCAATCCAAATAGTTTCCAGGTGGTCCAATATAGGATTTTGGATACGGCAATAGGCGCAGGCTTGGCTGTTATTGCAAATTATACCCTATGGCCTACCTGGGAGTTTATGAACATCGATGGTTTTATAAAGGCAATGATCAAAAAGAACAAATCATATTTGTTGGCGATCCAAAGGCTTTACCACTCCAAAGAAATTACGGAACTAGATTATAAAATGCCCAGAAAGGAAGCATTTTTAGCGATAAGCAATTTAAATGCAGCCTTCCAACGTATGACACAGGACCCAAAATCGAAACAAAAAGAAATGGGACTTACCTACGACATAGTGACCTTGAACAACACCTTTCTATCTGCTCTGGCCTCCTTGGGAAGTTTTATACAAAATCATAAAACCACCGAACCCAGTATACATTTTGATGCCTTTATCGCCAATATCCATAATAATTTGGAAGAGACGGAAGCCTTATTGGATAAAGAAAAAAAACCTGAACTATTGGATCATATTGATATGGAAACCGCCAAAAAAGAGCTTCAAGATTCTTATAATGCCCTAGTTAAAGAACGCAATGCGCAAGTACTGGCCGGCGTGACCGTTATTGATCAAGAAATGAAGGTATTATTACAAGAGGCCCATTTAATCTCCAATCAATTGATATGGCTCAAAAGCCTCTCAGAAGATTTAAAAAAGAATACCGCTAAATACGAAACTGTATTTAGCGGGTGATCCTCTTATTATTGGTTGACTTTTTAGTTGACTTTTTTGCCGTCTATAAATACTTGCTCGGCGCTTAAATTTGGAATACTATTCTTGCGAACGGTCATGATATCATCATTTAAAATGACAAAATCGGCCATTTTACCAACTTCGATACTTCCTTTTTCGTTCTCCTCAAAATTTGAATAGGCCGCCCAAATGGTCATCCCTTTTAAGGCTTCCCTTCTGGACAGGGCATCTTTCATCTGGAATCCTCCTTCAGGATAGTTATCGGTATCCATTCTTGCCACTGCCGCATAAAAGGTTAGGAAAGGACTCACTTGCTCCACGGGAAAATCTGTTCCCAATGCCACCTTCCCGGCGCGATTTAATAATTCTTTAAAAGCATAGGCGCCTTTTACACGTTCTTTCCCCAATCTATCAGCGGCCCAATACATATCACTTGTAGCATGGGTTGGTTGAATGGAAGGAATAATTCCCAATTCAAAATAATCAAAATCTTCCGGGGCAATCACTTGCGCATGCTCTATTTTCCATCGTCTGTCCTCTTTACCTTTCAATGCCTCGGCATACGCCTTTAAGACAACTACGTTTGCCGAATCCCCAATAGCATGGGTGTTCATTTGATAGTCTGTAGCTGCGATCCTATCCACTAGGGCCTGTATATCGGCTACTGAGGTAACCATGGCACCAAAATGTCCGGGCTTATCGGAATAGGCTTCCTTCAAAGCTGCCCCTCTGGAACCTAAGGCCCCATCACCGTATACTTTTATAGATCTTACATTAAGCTTTTCGGTCTTAACAATGCCCTTATTTAAATAATAATCAAGATTTTCGGGGGTATTGCTCACCATGGCATAGACCCTAATGGAAAGGTCATCTGCCTGCTGCAGACTATCTATCAGCTCAATAGTGCTTCGGTCCAGACCGGCATCATTGACTGTGGTAAGTCCATAGCTAAGGCTGATACGTTCGGCATCTTTGAGTGCCTGTATTTGGGTTGCCCTGTTCGGCTTAGGAACCACGGCATCTATCATTCCCATGGGATTATCTACCAATATCCCTGTGATCTGGCCATTCTCTTTTACAATCTCTCCGCCACTAACATTTGTATTGGAAGTGATCCCTGCCATATCCAAGGCTTTTTGATTTACCAAATATGCATGACCGTCTACACGTTCCAAGGCCACGGGTGTATTTGGAAATAGCGCATCCAATCCTGTTTTTG encodes the following:
- the asnB gene encoding asparagine synthase B; the encoded protein is MCGIVCAFDVKESTEVLRPQLLEMSKKVRHRGPDWSGIYSDDKAILAHERLAIVDPASGKQPLVSEDKKLILAANGEIYNHRELRKQFEGTYNFQTESDCEVILALYKEKGAEFLDEMNGIFGFAIYDAEKDEYFVARDHMGIIPLYMGWDQNGTFYVASELKALEGTCTKIELFPPGHYLHSKDGELKRWYSRDWMDYEAVKENKTSIDEIKVALEAAVHRQLMSDVPYGVLLSGGLDSSVTSAIAKRYSQKRIESDDTTEAWWPQLHSFSVGLEGSPDLAAAQKVAKHIGTIHHEIKFTIQEGLDAIKDVVYNLETYDITTIRASTPMYLMARVIKSMGIKMVLSGEGADELFGGYLYFHKAPSPKDFHEETVRKLDKLHMYDCLRANKSLAAWGIEGRVPFLDKEFMDVAMRINPKDKMINGERMEKWVVRKAFEDMLPESVAWRQKEQFSDGVGYSWIDTLKEMVNREITDEQFANAKYRFPLQTPTSKEEFYYRTIFESHFPSDAAALCVPSVPSVACSTPVALEWDEAFKNMNDPSGRAVAKVHSDAYQK
- the gyrB gene encoding DNA topoisomerase (ATP-hydrolyzing) subunit B — translated: MSEEANKGEQKKNNYSADSIQALEGMEHVRMRPSMYIGDVGVRGLHHLVYEVVDNSIDEAMGGHCDTISVIINEDNSITTKDNGRGIPVDLHKKEGVSALQVVMTKIGAGGKFDKDSYKVSGGLHGVGVSVVNALSNHLRATVYRDGVIWEQEYERGKALYPVKSIGETDERGTVVTFSPDDSIFTQTIEFSYETLANRMRELSFLNKGVAITLTDKRQKDDKGEYVSERFYSEEGLKEFIKFLDGNREPLIKTVIAMEGEKNEIPVEVAMVYNTSYTENLHSYVNNINTHEGGTHLSGFRRGLTTTLKKYADASGMLEKLKFEVQGDDFREGLTAIVSVKVAEPQFEGQTKTKLGNREVSAAVSQAVSEMLTDYLEENPEDAKIIVQKVILAAQARHAATKAREMVQRKTVMSIGGLPGKLSDCSEQDPALCEVFLVEGDSAGGTAKQGRDRNFQAILPLRGKILNVEKAMQHRVFENEEIKNIYTALGVTIGTEEDSKALNLDKLRYHKVVIMCDADVDGSHIETLILTFFFRYMRELIEGGHVYIATPPLYLVKKGTKKRYAWSDKERDEIAESFNGSVGIQRYKGLGEMNAEQLWDTTMNPEFRTLRQITIDNATETDRVFSMLMGDEVPPRREFIEKNAVYANIDA
- a CDS encoding DUF2911 domain-containing protein, encoding MKKLITLAVIALAFTFTSATAQKFSGMDKSPADIAAYPSSYKIADKYAKIVYSRPQLNGRSLSELAPAGKVWRTGANESAELTLYTTVKIGDKMVSPGTYSLFTIPGADNWTVIINSKLNQWGAYSYDESADVARVMGKVSKGAESLEAFSITFDEDNNGNLVMGWGTTRVTVPFSVPM